From the genome of Silurus meridionalis isolate SWU-2019-XX chromosome 12, ASM1480568v1, whole genome shotgun sequence, one region includes:
- the mpzl3 gene encoding myelin protein zero-like protein 3 → MALTRRQRASCGRGADLVLFLSLVLCSDPATCIEVTTPAEINTVQGEMVTLSCQFTSTHRPTSQISIDWSYRAQSEGPSQVFFHFYSVAYPPPEGHFKGRVQWHGDPARGDASVRLLNASLHDNGTYTCAVRNPPDFQGPPSNTVLNVGLKKASVRFSDVAVLLCFVLLPSSLIAVVLLARMLCPCCSPRSKSSQLGHHSPIEVIDGEEMHTFSKECECHQPPSKRKPAACCQMYIKDSDEELHRHLEKHQKQLVAESHC, encoded by the exons ATGGCTTTAACGCGAAGACAGAGGGCTTCTTGTGGACGCGGGGCggatttagttttatttctcaGCCTGG tgttgtgCTCGGACCCGGCGACTTGCATAGAAGTGACCACTCCGGCGGAGATAAACACGGTACAGGGTGAGATGGTGACCCTGTCCTGCCAGTTCACCTCCACGCATCGGCCCACGAGCCAGATATCCATCGACTGGTCCTACAGAGCCCAGAGCGAAGGCCCTTCCCAAGTC TTCTTCCACTTCTACTCAGTGGCCTACCCTCCTCCGGAAGGACACTTTAAAGGCCGAGTGCAGTGGCACGGCGACCCGGCGCGAGGCGACGCGTCCGTCCGACTCCTGAACGCGTCGCTGCACGATAACGGCACGTACACCTGCGCCGTCCGCAACCCGCCCGACTTCCAGGGTCCTCCCTCCAACACCGTCCTCAACGTCGGCCTCAAGA AAGCGAGCGTGCGCTTCTCGGACGTCGCCGTGCTGCTGTGCTTCGTCCTGCTGCCGTCGTCGCTGATCGCCGTGGTGCTGTTAGCGAGAATGCTCTGTCCCTGTTGCTCTCCGCGCAGCAAGAGCTCGCAGCTCGGCCATCACTCGCCCATAGAGGTCATCGACGGGGAAGAAATGCACACGTTCAG TAAGGAGTGCGAATGCCATCAGCCCCCGTCCAAGCGGAAGCCTGCCGCGTGCTGCCAGATGTACATAAAG GATTCGGATGAAGAACTTCACAGACATCTCGAGAAGCATCAGAAGCAACTAGTAGCTGAGTCTCACTGTTAG